From Aptenodytes patagonicus chromosome 1, bAptPat1.pri.cur, whole genome shotgun sequence, one genomic window encodes:
- the NUP107 gene encoding nuclear pore complex protein Nup107 isoform X2 has protein sequence MERNGFGDMSSPRDAEMARPGRKQSSQKRVSILTSLDDTIGNMTPRGQLISRTPSSLLRQPVTALNRSSVKPSDMFAILGTGGKSPLILPTPGLFGNLSMLDESSWTMALSPQQTGMFVNLDMSNMTEDVTMSAVLLREDDPGEAATMSMYSDFLHSFLKHTSTTIFDLVDEYEGICNSQVNILGKIVYRATPGQQKFSKTASVLWLLKQEMVTWRLLSSLYRDRIQSALEDETAFDITVLTASEKTNVDNLFQKDSLVRQSQLVVDWLESIAKDEIGDFSDNIEFYAKSVYWENTLHILKQRQLSTYIGSSRALVTELDPDAPIRQKLPLDDLDREDDARLLKYLFTLIRAGMTDEAQRLCKRCGQAWRAATLEGWKLYHDPNINGGKELEPVQGNPYRCIWKVSCWRMAEEEQFNRYERAIYAALSGNLKQLLPVCDTWEDTVWAYFRVMVDTLVEQEIRTSVITAEEVEELPRDYLETNWTSEKVFEELQATDKKRVIEENQEHYHVIQKFIILGDVDGLMEEFSRWLSKDRSVLPGHLLRFMTHLILFFRTLGLQTKEEVSVEVLKTYIQRMISEKHTDLIAFYVSHLPPELAVAQYALFLEDVTESDQRHHCLELAKDAGLDVATITKTVVENIRKKDAGEFSHHDHMLDTGTTEADRLKIDVIDWLVFDPAQRAEALKQSNAIMRKFLASKKHEAAKDVFVKIPQDSIAEIYNQWEEQGMDTPLPAEDDNAIREHLCIRAYLEAHETFNEWFKHMNSAPQKPSLLPQASFTEKVAHEHKEKKYEMDYGIWKGLLDALTADVKEKMYNVLLFVDGGWMVDVREDAEDDPERTHQMILLRKLCLPMMCFLLHTVLHSTGQYQECLRLADMVASERHKLYTVFSKEELRRLLQKLRESSLMLLDQDLDPLGYEIQS, from the exons TTACTGCACTAAATCGAAGCTCCGTGAAGCCATCAGATATGTTTGCCATCCTGGGAACAGGAGGAAAATCTCCTCTGATTCTACCAACTCCTGGACTTTTTGGCAATCTGTCAATG TTGGATGAAAGTAGCTGGACAATGGCACTCTCACCTCAGCAGACAGGAATGTTTGTAAATCTAGACATGTCTAATATGACAGAAGATGTCACTATGAGTGCTGTATTGTTGCGTGAGGATGATCCTGGGGAAGCTG CTACTATGAGCATGTACTCAGATTTTCTGCATTCCTTCCTGAAGCATACATCAACTACCATTTTCGATCTTGTGGATGAGTATGAAGGTATTTGTAATAGTCAG GTGAATATACTAGGGAAAATAGTTTATCGGGCAACTCCTGGACAGCAAAAGTTTTCAAAAACTGCCAGTGTCTTGTGGCTTCTTAAGCAGGAGATGGTAACTTGGAGACTGTTGTCCTCGCTTTATAG aGACAGGATACAGTCTGCACTGGAAGATGAAACTGCATTTGATATCACA GTTTTAACTGCTAGTGAAAAGACAAATGTAGACAACTTGTTTCAGAAAGATTCACTTGTTCGACAAAGCCAG CTGGTGGTAGACTGGTTAGAGAGCATTGCCAAGGATGAAATTGGGGACTTCTCTGATAATATTGAGTTTTATGCAAAATCTGTGTATTG GGAGAACACACTACATATCCTGAAGCAGCGACAGTTAAGTACATACATTGGAAGTTCTCGAGCTCTGGTAACAGAGTTG GATCCAGATGCTCCTATAAGACAGAAACTGCCACTTGATGATCTGGATCGAGAAGATGATGCAAGGTTATTGAAGTATCTCTTCACTCTCATCAGAGCAGGAATGACAGATGAG GCACAGCGCTTATGCAAACGATGTGGTCAGGCCTGGAGAGCTGCAACTTTGGAAGGATGGAAATTGTATCATGATCCTAACATAAATGGAG GAAAAGAGCTGGAGCCTGTTCAAGGGAATCCATACAGGTGCATTTGGAAAGTAAGTTGTTGGCGTATGGCTGAAGAG GAGCAGTTTAATAGATATGAGAGAGCAATCTATGCGGCACTGAGTGGAAACCTCAAACAG CTTCTTCCAGTTTGCGATACCTGGGAAGATACTGTTTGGGCATATTTCAGGGTCATGGTGGACACTCTTGTTGAGCAGGAAATACGAACCTCAGTAATAACTGCAGAGGAGGTGGAAGAGCTCCCTAGAGATTATTTAGAAACAAA CTGGACTTCagaaaaagtttttgaagaacTTCAGGCAACAGACAAAAAG agGGTTATAGAGGAGAATCAAGAACACTATCACGTGATTCAGAAATTCATTATACTCGGAGATGTGGATG GTTTGATGGAAGAATTCAGCAGGTGGCTTTCCAAAGACAGAAGCGTGCTCCCAGGACATCTCCTTCGTTTCATGACGCATCTTATTCTGTTTTTCCGCACTTTGGGTCTGCAGACTAAG GAGGAAGTTTCTGTTGAAGTCCTGAAGACCTACATTCAG CGGATGATATCTGAGAAGCACACAGATTTAATAGCCTTTTATGTTAGCCACTTGCCCCCAGAGCTAGCTGTTGCTCAGTATGCTTTATTTCTCGAAGATGTTACTGAAAGTGATCAACGCCACCACTGCCTTGAATTAGCAAAAGATGCGG GTCTAGATGTTGCAACCATAACAAAAACTGTTGTTGAAAACATCCGCAAGAAGGATGCTGGTGAATTCAGTCACCATGACCATATGTTAGATACAGGCACAACGGAG GCAGATCGGCTGAAAATAGATGTAATTGACTGGCTCGTATTTGATCCTGCACAGAGGGCAGAAGCACTTAAGCAAAGCAATGCAATCATGAGGAAGTTCTTGG CATCCAAGAAACATGAAGCTGCAAAAGATGTGTTTGTGAAGATTCCCCAAGACTCTATAGCAGAGATATATAACCAATGGGAAGAACAGGGAATGGATACTCCACTTCCAGCTGAAGATGACAATGCTATAAGGGAACACTTATGTATTCGGGCATATTTG GAAGCCCACGAAACCTTCAATGAATGGTTTAAACACATGAACTCAGCTCCGCAGAAGCCTTCTTTGTTACCACAAGCAAGTTTCACTGAAAAAGTGGCCCATGAACATAAAGAAAAGAAGTATGAG ATGGACTATGGTATTTGGAAAGGCCTCTTGGATGCTCTTACAGCTgatgtgaaagagaaaatgtaCAATGTGTTGCTGTTTGTTGATGGAGGATGGATGGTTGATGTTAGAGag GATGCCGAGGATGACCCCGAACGAACACACCAGATGATTTTGCTGCGAAAGCTGTGTCTGCCAATGATGTGCTTTTTACTGCACACGGTGTTACATAGTACTGGACAGTATCAGGAGTGCCTACGACTGGCTGACATGGTTGCTTCTGAGCGACACAAGCTTTATACG gtattttcaaaagaagaacTCCGAAGGCTTCTACAGAAGCTGAGGGAATCTTCTCTGATGCTTCTGGACCAGGATCTTGATCCTTTGGGATATGAAATTCAGTCATAG
- the NUP107 gene encoding nuclear pore complex protein Nup107 isoform X1, with protein sequence MGLETCHPPVMQRWPDLDGSKALRKEFLVSFFFLTSLDDTIGNMTPRGQLISRTPSSLLRQPVTALNRSSVKPSDMFAILGTGGKSPLILPTPGLFGNLSMLDESSWTMALSPQQTGMFVNLDMSNMTEDVTMSAVLLREDDPGEAATMSMYSDFLHSFLKHTSTTIFDLVDEYEGICNSQVNILGKIVYRATPGQQKFSKTASVLWLLKQEMVTWRLLSSLYRDRIQSALEDETAFDITVLTASEKTNVDNLFQKDSLVRQSQLVVDWLESIAKDEIGDFSDNIEFYAKSVYWENTLHILKQRQLSTYIGSSRALVTELDPDAPIRQKLPLDDLDREDDARLLKYLFTLIRAGMTDEAQRLCKRCGQAWRAATLEGWKLYHDPNINGGKELEPVQGNPYRCIWKVSCWRMAEEEQFNRYERAIYAALSGNLKQLLPVCDTWEDTVWAYFRVMVDTLVEQEIRTSVITAEEVEELPRDYLETNWTSEKVFEELQATDKKRVIEENQEHYHVIQKFIILGDVDGLMEEFSRWLSKDRSVLPGHLLRFMTHLILFFRTLGLQTKEEVSVEVLKTYIQRMISEKHTDLIAFYVSHLPPELAVAQYALFLEDVTESDQRHHCLELAKDAGLDVATITKTVVENIRKKDAGEFSHHDHMLDTGTTEADRLKIDVIDWLVFDPAQRAEALKQSNAIMRKFLASKKHEAAKDVFVKIPQDSIAEIYNQWEEQGMDTPLPAEDDNAIREHLCIRAYLEAHETFNEWFKHMNSAPQKPSLLPQASFTEKVAHEHKEKKYEMDYGIWKGLLDALTADVKEKMYNVLLFVDGGWMVDVREDAEDDPERTHQMILLRKLCLPMMCFLLHTVLHSTGQYQECLRLADMVASERHKLYTVFSKEELRRLLQKLRESSLMLLDQDLDPLGYEIQS encoded by the exons TTACTGCACTAAATCGAAGCTCCGTGAAGCCATCAGATATGTTTGCCATCCTGGGAACAGGAGGAAAATCTCCTCTGATTCTACCAACTCCTGGACTTTTTGGCAATCTGTCAATG TTGGATGAAAGTAGCTGGACAATGGCACTCTCACCTCAGCAGACAGGAATGTTTGTAAATCTAGACATGTCTAATATGACAGAAGATGTCACTATGAGTGCTGTATTGTTGCGTGAGGATGATCCTGGGGAAGCTG CTACTATGAGCATGTACTCAGATTTTCTGCATTCCTTCCTGAAGCATACATCAACTACCATTTTCGATCTTGTGGATGAGTATGAAGGTATTTGTAATAGTCAG GTGAATATACTAGGGAAAATAGTTTATCGGGCAACTCCTGGACAGCAAAAGTTTTCAAAAACTGCCAGTGTCTTGTGGCTTCTTAAGCAGGAGATGGTAACTTGGAGACTGTTGTCCTCGCTTTATAG aGACAGGATACAGTCTGCACTGGAAGATGAAACTGCATTTGATATCACA GTTTTAACTGCTAGTGAAAAGACAAATGTAGACAACTTGTTTCAGAAAGATTCACTTGTTCGACAAAGCCAG CTGGTGGTAGACTGGTTAGAGAGCATTGCCAAGGATGAAATTGGGGACTTCTCTGATAATATTGAGTTTTATGCAAAATCTGTGTATTG GGAGAACACACTACATATCCTGAAGCAGCGACAGTTAAGTACATACATTGGAAGTTCTCGAGCTCTGGTAACAGAGTTG GATCCAGATGCTCCTATAAGACAGAAACTGCCACTTGATGATCTGGATCGAGAAGATGATGCAAGGTTATTGAAGTATCTCTTCACTCTCATCAGAGCAGGAATGACAGATGAG GCACAGCGCTTATGCAAACGATGTGGTCAGGCCTGGAGAGCTGCAACTTTGGAAGGATGGAAATTGTATCATGATCCTAACATAAATGGAG GAAAAGAGCTGGAGCCTGTTCAAGGGAATCCATACAGGTGCATTTGGAAAGTAAGTTGTTGGCGTATGGCTGAAGAG GAGCAGTTTAATAGATATGAGAGAGCAATCTATGCGGCACTGAGTGGAAACCTCAAACAG CTTCTTCCAGTTTGCGATACCTGGGAAGATACTGTTTGGGCATATTTCAGGGTCATGGTGGACACTCTTGTTGAGCAGGAAATACGAACCTCAGTAATAACTGCAGAGGAGGTGGAAGAGCTCCCTAGAGATTATTTAGAAACAAA CTGGACTTCagaaaaagtttttgaagaacTTCAGGCAACAGACAAAAAG agGGTTATAGAGGAGAATCAAGAACACTATCACGTGATTCAGAAATTCATTATACTCGGAGATGTGGATG GTTTGATGGAAGAATTCAGCAGGTGGCTTTCCAAAGACAGAAGCGTGCTCCCAGGACATCTCCTTCGTTTCATGACGCATCTTATTCTGTTTTTCCGCACTTTGGGTCTGCAGACTAAG GAGGAAGTTTCTGTTGAAGTCCTGAAGACCTACATTCAG CGGATGATATCTGAGAAGCACACAGATTTAATAGCCTTTTATGTTAGCCACTTGCCCCCAGAGCTAGCTGTTGCTCAGTATGCTTTATTTCTCGAAGATGTTACTGAAAGTGATCAACGCCACCACTGCCTTGAATTAGCAAAAGATGCGG GTCTAGATGTTGCAACCATAACAAAAACTGTTGTTGAAAACATCCGCAAGAAGGATGCTGGTGAATTCAGTCACCATGACCATATGTTAGATACAGGCACAACGGAG GCAGATCGGCTGAAAATAGATGTAATTGACTGGCTCGTATTTGATCCTGCACAGAGGGCAGAAGCACTTAAGCAAAGCAATGCAATCATGAGGAAGTTCTTGG CATCCAAGAAACATGAAGCTGCAAAAGATGTGTTTGTGAAGATTCCCCAAGACTCTATAGCAGAGATATATAACCAATGGGAAGAACAGGGAATGGATACTCCACTTCCAGCTGAAGATGACAATGCTATAAGGGAACACTTATGTATTCGGGCATATTTG GAAGCCCACGAAACCTTCAATGAATGGTTTAAACACATGAACTCAGCTCCGCAGAAGCCTTCTTTGTTACCACAAGCAAGTTTCACTGAAAAAGTGGCCCATGAACATAAAGAAAAGAAGTATGAG ATGGACTATGGTATTTGGAAAGGCCTCTTGGATGCTCTTACAGCTgatgtgaaagagaaaatgtaCAATGTGTTGCTGTTTGTTGATGGAGGATGGATGGTTGATGTTAGAGag GATGCCGAGGATGACCCCGAACGAACACACCAGATGATTTTGCTGCGAAAGCTGTGTCTGCCAATGATGTGCTTTTTACTGCACACGGTGTTACATAGTACTGGACAGTATCAGGAGTGCCTACGACTGGCTGACATGGTTGCTTCTGAGCGACACAAGCTTTATACG gtattttcaaaagaagaacTCCGAAGGCTTCTACAGAAGCTGAGGGAATCTTCTCTGATGCTTCTGGACCAGGATCTTGATCCTTTGGGATATGAAATTCAGTCATAG